One part of the Dyadobacter sp. 676 genome encodes these proteins:
- a CDS encoding SDR family oxidoreductase, translating into MNQLFSLTGKVAIVTGGAGFFGTPISIALAEAGAQVVIASRNVSICEDLASGLSARGLLATAMPLDLEEETSIRALVETVMDMFGRIDILVNNAVSRQGFQNLEEIEVTGWEAAQRVNATGLVLMTRAVIEPMKVAGGGSIINIGSIQGAVGPHFPVYGQTGMTSPVNYTYDKWGMVGFTKWLANFYGRYNIRANCISPGGYGPGVAQLEGKEEFVENYQRLTPLGRFADDADIKGPVVFMASDASAFITGHNLLVDGGWTSW; encoded by the coding sequence ATGAACCAGTTATTCAGTTTGACCGGCAAAGTTGCGATCGTCACCGGAGGGGCCGGCTTTTTTGGTACACCCATATCCATAGCCCTGGCGGAAGCAGGCGCTCAGGTAGTTATTGCCTCGCGTAACGTGAGCATCTGCGAAGATTTAGCATCCGGGTTGTCGGCCCGGGGCCTCCTGGCCACGGCTATGCCATTAGACCTGGAAGAAGAAACTTCCATCCGCGCACTAGTGGAAACTGTGATGGACATGTTCGGACGTATAGATATCCTCGTTAATAATGCTGTTTCGAGGCAGGGTTTTCAGAATCTGGAAGAAATAGAGGTTACCGGCTGGGAAGCGGCGCAGCGCGTCAACGCTACCGGGCTCGTGCTCATGACCCGGGCGGTCATCGAACCCATGAAGGTGGCAGGTGGGGGAAGCATTATCAATATCGGATCGATCCAGGGAGCGGTAGGGCCGCATTTTCCGGTTTATGGACAAACAGGTATGACAAGTCCGGTCAACTATACGTACGACAAATGGGGAATGGTAGGTTTCACCAAATGGCTGGCCAATTTTTATGGCCGGTACAACATCCGGGCCAATTGTATTAGTCCGGGTGGATACGGGCCCGGGGTCGCGCAGCTGGAAGGGAAGGAGGAATTCGTTGAAAACTACCAACGACTCACCCCGTTGGGACGATTCGCCGATGACGCGGATATCAAAGGGCCAGTTGTATTTATGGCCTCGGACGCCTCCGCATTCATCACCGGGCATAACCTGCTGGTCGATGGCGGCTGGACGAGTTGGTAG
- a CDS encoding permease prefix domain 2-containing transporter: MEPKTFQPPRWAEQLIDRIAPDHLREEILGDLYELFQKRYRRFGPLAAQLFYVLDIILLIHPRLWRGAPPAGAAGRLPC; encoded by the coding sequence ATGGAACCAAAAACCTTCCAACCGCCACGCTGGGCCGAACAACTCATCGACCGCATCGCCCCGGACCATTTGCGCGAAGAAATTCTCGGCGATCTCTATGAGTTATTTCAAAAACGCTACAGGCGTTTCGGGCCTCTCGCTGCGCAACTGTTCTATGTGCTGGACATTATCCTGCTGATACATCCCAGGCTCTGGCGAGGCGCCCCCCCAGCAGGTGCGGCCGGGCGTCTACCCTGCTGA
- a CDS encoding M81 family metallopeptidase: MGLLGIYHETNTFIESATTLADFRDGYWLESGRIRDEYQGANHEISGLIEVIDSAPDMELVPVFYAMATPGGLITRECYEQLLDRMMRLLDEAGPLDACLVAPHGAGVAEGYPDMDGHWLSLLRQKLGAKVPVIGTLDPHANVSQAMVDATDGLIAYATNPHVDQKRTGMAAARLLVRTLRGEISPIQLLVKPPVAISIEQQFTSQQPCLGLYAFAQELKQQSGLLSVSVLLGFPYADVYEMGSGFIVIADRNQSPVAAGQAKEAARKLFDFLLDHKQAFNGRKSDIETVLKGFKDHPQPALLLDMGDNIGGGAPGDGTLILEHLEAGGFSGFFICLHDPGSVALCREAVSGAVISLSLGGKNGFQTDVEVIELYDGHFTEDAPRHGGFVRYDMGPTAVVRTLSGNTVMLTTKRTPPYSLRQLTAFGLDPHGFRGIVAKGVNAPIAAYGEVCPSIIQVDTPGVTQADMTLFEYKNRKVPLFPFEEHV, translated from the coding sequence GTGGGATTACTGGGTATTTATCATGAGACCAACACGTTTATCGAATCGGCCACGACGTTGGCCGATTTCCGGGACGGATACTGGCTCGAGTCAGGCCGGATCAGAGACGAATACCAGGGTGCAAACCATGAGATCAGCGGACTGATCGAGGTGATAGACAGCGCTCCGGATATGGAACTGGTGCCTGTATTTTACGCTATGGCTACGCCGGGAGGGCTGATCACCAGGGAATGCTACGAACAATTGCTGGACCGTATGATGCGGCTACTGGACGAGGCAGGCCCGTTGGATGCCTGCCTGGTCGCGCCGCATGGCGCCGGTGTGGCCGAGGGATACCCGGATATGGACGGGCATTGGTTGTCGTTGCTGAGACAGAAACTGGGAGCCAAGGTGCCGGTTATCGGTACACTGGACCCTCATGCCAATGTAAGCCAGGCGATGGTCGATGCGACTGATGGCCTGATCGCCTATGCTACCAACCCGCACGTCGATCAGAAACGGACCGGCATGGCGGCCGCCCGGCTGCTGGTCAGGACGCTGCGTGGAGAGATTTCGCCCATACAGCTGTTGGTTAAACCGCCCGTCGCCATTAGCATCGAGCAGCAGTTTACTTCCCAACAGCCCTGTCTGGGGCTTTATGCATTTGCGCAGGAGTTGAAACAGCAGTCCGGGCTGCTCTCGGTGAGCGTATTGCTTGGCTTCCCTTATGCGGATGTGTATGAAATGGGGTCGGGGTTCATTGTGATCGCGGATCGTAACCAGTCACCGGTTGCGGCCGGCCAGGCAAAGGAAGCCGCACGTAAGCTTTTCGATTTTTTACTGGACCATAAACAGGCATTCAACGGGAGAAAATCGGACATAGAAACTGTACTGAAAGGTTTCAAAGATCACCCGCAACCGGCGCTGCTGCTGGATATGGGCGATAATATCGGGGGCGGGGCACCGGGCGACGGTACGTTGATCCTCGAACATCTTGAAGCAGGCGGATTCTCAGGCTTTTTTATCTGCTTGCATGATCCCGGAAGCGTCGCTCTATGCCGGGAAGCGGTTTCCGGGGCGGTTATCTCCCTCTCTTTGGGAGGAAAAAATGGTTTTCAAACCGACGTTGAGGTAATTGAATTATATGACGGTCACTTTACGGAGGATGCCCCGCGCCACGGCGGGTTTGTCCGTTATGATATGGGCCCTACGGCGGTGGTCCGTACGCTGAGCGGCAATACGGTGATGCTTACAACGAAGCGTACTCCACCGTACAGCCTGCGGCAGCTTACGGCTTTCGGTTTGGATCCGCATGGTTTCCGGGGGATTGTCGCCAAGGGAGTTAATGCGCCTATTGCAGCATACGGGGAGGTTTGCCCATCGATTATCCAGGTCGATACGCCCGGAGTGACCCAAGCCGATATGACCCTTTTTGAATACAAAAACCGAAAGGTGCCCCTGTTTCCTTTTGAAGAACATGTATGA
- a CDS encoding MFS transporter — MNIAKPFPEDKPASYAWLVVGMLCLVGCLNYLDRMMITTMRSSIVAAIPMSETQFGLLTSVFLWVYGLLSPVAGFLADRFSRSRVIIVSLLVWSLVTWLTSQAVTFEQLLATRALMGISEACYIPAALALIMDYHPEKTKSLATGIHMGGVMFGQSLGFVGGWLAENHSWNFAFKVFGGFGIVYAMLLALTLRDPQTAIQKSESSGDRPTGFAGAIGGLLRTRSYLFAILYWGLISIVGWVVVAWLPTYFKEHFALSQSMAGVYSTGYFHTASLTGVLLGGFLADRWSRRNPRARVLVPLYGLLIGAPAIFLAGNTAVLSVAIGCFMLYALTRTFTDANMMPILSMIVDARYRATAYGILNMFSCIVGGLGIYAGGMLRDADVPLSAMFKVAAGMMLVCVVVLRYIRTEPVENQVLNQIEK; from the coding sequence ATGAACATTGCAAAACCTTTCCCGGAAGACAAGCCGGCTTCGTATGCCTGGCTGGTGGTTGGTATGCTGTGCCTGGTAGGTTGCCTCAACTACCTGGACAGGATGATGATTACCACCATGCGCAGCTCCATCGTGGCGGCGATCCCGATGTCGGAGACGCAGTTTGGGCTGCTGACCTCCGTTTTTCTCTGGGTGTATGGGCTCCTTAGCCCCGTGGCGGGCTTCCTGGCCGATCGTTTCAGCCGCAGCAGAGTGATCATTGTCAGCTTGCTGGTGTGGTCTCTTGTGACCTGGCTTACCTCGCAGGCGGTCACCTTCGAGCAACTACTGGCGACCAGGGCATTGATGGGCATCAGCGAGGCGTGCTACATTCCCGCTGCACTGGCCCTGATCATGGACTATCACCCTGAAAAGACCAAATCACTGGCTACGGGTATCCATATGGGCGGCGTGATGTTCGGGCAAAGCCTGGGTTTTGTCGGCGGATGGCTCGCTGAAAACCATTCCTGGAATTTCGCATTCAAGGTCTTCGGTGGTTTCGGCATCGTTTACGCGATGTTGCTGGCACTTACGCTGCGTGATCCTCAAACAGCCATTCAAAAATCGGAAAGCAGCGGGGATAGGCCCACGGGTTTTGCGGGAGCGATCGGCGGGCTGCTCCGAACGCGGTCCTACCTGTTTGCAATCCTGTACTGGGGATTGATCAGCATCGTCGGATGGGTGGTGGTAGCATGGTTACCCACGTATTTTAAGGAGCATTTTGCCTTGTCGCAGAGTATGGCCGGGGTGTATTCGACGGGGTATTTTCACACCGCATCACTGACCGGCGTATTGCTGGGTGGTTTTTTGGCCGACCGGTGGAGCAGACGCAATCCCCGCGCGCGGGTGCTGGTACCTCTGTATGGTTTGCTGATCGGCGCGCCTGCCATCTTTCTGGCCGGTAATACGGCAGTATTGTCTGTGGCCATTGGCTGTTTCATGTTGTATGCCCTCACACGCACATTTACGGATGCGAACATGATGCCTATCCTGAGCATGATCGTCGATGCGCGCTACCGGGCAACGGCATATGGCATTCTCAATATGTTCAGTTGCATCGTCGGCGGGCTGGGAATATATGCGGGAGGGATGCTTCGCGACGCGGATGTGCCGCTTTCTGCCATGTTCAAGGTTGCGGCAGGTATGATGCTGGTATGCGTGGTGGTTTTAAGATATATCAGGACAGAGCCTGTCGAGAATCAGGTATTAAATCAAATTGAAAAATGA
- a CDS encoding ABC transporter permease, whose amino-acid sequence MFTNYIKVAFRKLNRHKSYAAINTVSLSMGIACAVLIFSLVKYHLSFEDFHTGKDRIFRIYSELHGEKIAYNTGVPNPMGQAFRTEYTVAEAVGRIAFLPKRVVSLPSNSRFEEDIAFADPEFFAIFNFPLIEGSASHAMQGQNAALITEQLARKYFGDSDAIGQTLRIDDSLMVQVTGVLANLPANTDFRSQIFVPFASLQRHSPWMVEKDWWLSVNKEMQCFVRLKPGISAASVNTTVLPAISNTHYDKEASKYFRFKLQPLADVHFNMELRGKTDKKNLRTFAWVGFFLVLTACINFVNLATAQAVARSREIGVRKVLGSQRGALFWQFMTETAVIATGALVVAVALAYLSVPVVNQLFEINLSINPFKDPYLLAFLGSLLAVVVFCSGAYPGLILARFQPVVALKGKLTQSSSRGFSLRKGLVVGQFAISQLLIIGALVMTSQLRYSQQANMGFEKDAIVIVPVPDNQKSKITSLKSELSRLSTIENVTFFDTPPASDAIGSSNIQFDTRPEQEPFTIAIKAVDDQYVPMFKMPLLAGRNLNPSDTIREYLLNETAIKALGLKTMDDAIGKTATINGRRGTVVGVVKDFHFRSLRTAIEPLCMTTRGEVYGSCGLKINLSDMSSTIARLQTEWSKIYPSSIFTYRFMDEDVERLYKLDNMLLRLIQTFAAMAIFVGCLGLYGLVSFMATQKTKEIGVRKVLGAKTSDVLWLFGKEFLQLLLIAFLLSAPLGYWLTNNWLRDFAYHIEPGPGIFVLAIVITVIVAFFTVGFRSVKASLANPVKTLRSE is encoded by the coding sequence ATGTTCACTAACTACATCAAAGTCGCATTCAGAAAACTGAACCGTCACAAATCCTACGCCGCCATCAATACCGTGAGCCTCAGCATGGGCATTGCATGTGCTGTGCTTATTTTTTCTTTGGTTAAATACCACCTGAGCTTCGAGGATTTTCACACCGGCAAAGACCGGATCTTCCGCATTTACTCCGAACTCCACGGTGAAAAGATCGCTTACAACACCGGTGTTCCTAACCCGATGGGCCAGGCATTTCGCACCGAATATACGGTTGCAGAAGCAGTGGGCCGCATCGCATTTTTGCCCAAACGGGTGGTGTCCCTGCCATCTAATAGCCGGTTTGAGGAAGATATTGCATTCGCCGATCCGGAGTTCTTCGCCATTTTCAACTTCCCGCTCATTGAAGGCAGCGCTTCTCATGCCATGCAGGGCCAAAACGCAGCGCTGATTACCGAACAACTCGCCAGAAAATACTTCGGAGATTCAGATGCCATTGGCCAGACGCTCCGGATCGATGACTCGCTGATGGTGCAGGTGACCGGTGTGCTTGCCAACCTGCCAGCCAATACCGACTTTCGTTCGCAGATATTCGTGCCATTCGCTAGTCTGCAACGCCATAGTCCTTGGATGGTCGAAAAAGACTGGTGGCTGAGTGTGAATAAAGAAATGCAATGCTTCGTGAGGCTCAAACCGGGCATATCGGCGGCGTCTGTCAATACGACTGTCCTGCCAGCCATTTCCAATACCCACTATGACAAGGAGGCTTCCAAATACTTCCGCTTCAAGCTTCAACCGCTGGCCGATGTGCATTTCAACATGGAATTGCGCGGCAAAACGGATAAGAAAAACCTGCGCACCTTTGCGTGGGTCGGCTTTTTTCTTGTGTTAACCGCTTGTATCAACTTTGTGAACCTTGCTACGGCGCAGGCAGTTGCCCGGTCGCGGGAAATAGGTGTGCGTAAGGTGCTGGGCAGTCAGCGTGGCGCATTGTTCTGGCAATTCATGACCGAAACGGCGGTTATCGCAACCGGCGCCCTAGTGGTTGCGGTCGCATTGGCATACCTTTCGGTCCCGGTAGTAAATCAGCTTTTTGAAATTAATCTGTCTATTAACCCCTTCAAAGACCCCTACCTGCTTGCATTCCTGGGCTCTTTGCTGGCTGTCGTCGTATTCTGCTCAGGCGCGTATCCTGGCCTGATCCTTGCCCGCTTCCAACCAGTGGTGGCATTAAAAGGTAAACTGACACAAAGTTCCTCCCGTGGGTTCTCGCTTCGCAAAGGGCTGGTTGTCGGCCAGTTTGCCATCTCTCAACTGCTTATTATTGGCGCGCTGGTGATGACCAGCCAGCTACGCTATTCGCAGCAAGCCAATATGGGCTTTGAGAAAGATGCGATCGTAATCGTGCCGGTGCCCGACAATCAAAAGTCTAAAATCACTTCATTGAAAAGCGAATTGAGCAGGCTTTCAACTATCGAAAATGTTACATTTTTTGATACACCGCCCGCATCCGACGCTATTGGCAGCAGCAATATCCAGTTCGACACCCGTCCCGAACAAGAGCCATTCACGATCGCCATCAAAGCCGTTGATGATCAATATGTGCCGATGTTTAAAATGCCCCTACTGGCCGGCCGCAACCTCAACCCTTCCGACACGATCCGTGAGTACCTGCTCAACGAAACGGCCATTAAAGCGTTGGGATTGAAAACAATGGATGATGCCATCGGAAAAACCGCAACGATCAACGGCCGTCGTGGAACGGTTGTCGGCGTCGTAAAAGATTTTCACTTCCGTTCTCTGCGGACAGCCATCGAGCCCCTTTGCATGACCACCCGCGGCGAGGTTTACGGCAGTTGCGGGCTAAAAATCAATCTATCCGACATGTCATCGACCATTGCGCGACTGCAAACCGAGTGGTCTAAAATTTACCCTTCATCTATTTTTACTTACCGGTTTATGGATGAAGACGTCGAGCGGCTTTACAAACTGGATAATATGCTGCTGCGCCTTATTCAGACGTTTGCCGCGATGGCCATTTTTGTTGGATGTCTTGGGTTATACGGCCTGGTTTCCTTTATGGCAACTCAGAAAACAAAGGAAATAGGTGTGCGGAAAGTATTAGGCGCGAAAACATCAGATGTCCTCTGGCTGTTCGGGAAAGAATTTTTACAACTGTTATTGATCGCATTTCTGTTGTCCGCGCCGCTGGGGTACTGGCTTACGAACAACTGGCTACGCGATTTTGCATACCATATCGAGCCTGGTCCCGGGATTTTTGTGCTGGCCATCGTCATTACCGTGATCGTGGCATTTTTCACCGTCGGGTTCCGCAGCGTCAAAGCTTCGCTGGCCAATCCCGTCAAAACGCTGCGCTCCGAATAG
- a CDS encoding RidA family protein, with the protein MKTKHVVTGPVPQSHLPFSPGIVSGEYLFVSGQASVDDQGQIVNDTFEGECRRSFDNLKRIVEAAGATLDDAVQVRNYVGRQQDLASFNAIYREYFREPFPARTTLIGCLGDLLKFEVDAVIHLGK; encoded by the coding sequence ATGAAAACAAAGCACGTTGTTACCGGGCCTGTCCCGCAGAGCCATTTACCTTTTTCGCCGGGAATCGTGTCGGGAGAATATCTGTTTGTATCCGGACAGGCGAGCGTCGACGATCAGGGCCAGATCGTTAACGATACATTTGAGGGCGAATGCCGCCGGTCGTTCGATAACCTGAAAAGGATTGTCGAAGCCGCAGGAGCGACACTTGACGATGCGGTACAGGTAAGAAATTACGTCGGCCGGCAGCAGGATCTGGCCAGTTTCAATGCCATTTACCGGGAGTATTTCCGGGAGCCGTTTCCGGCACGTACCACGCTGATAGGATGTCTCGGGGACCTGCTCAAATTCGAAGTCGACGCAGTCATTCATTTAGGCAAGTAA
- a CDS encoding helix-turn-helix transcriptional regulator, whose protein sequence is MKGTQLGEFEEVVLLTVALLYDNAYSVGVLETLDEHMGRPMSLGVVHRTLQRLEEKKLVVSRFGEASAERGGRSKRLFTVTYEGEQALREARRIRNKLWDGISETAFGH, encoded by the coding sequence ATGAAAGGTACCCAATTGGGCGAATTTGAAGAGGTCGTGCTGCTGACGGTTGCCCTGCTTTACGATAATGCTTACAGCGTGGGGGTTTTAGAAACGCTTGACGAACACATGGGACGCCCCATGAGCCTGGGCGTAGTGCACAGGACACTGCAACGCCTGGAAGAAAAGAAACTGGTGGTTTCCCGGTTCGGGGAAGCATCTGCTGAGCGGGGCGGCCGGAGCAAGCGCTTGTTTACAGTGACCTATGAAGGCGAACAGGCCCTGCGTGAGGCAAGGCGCATCCGTAACAAGCTTTGGGATGGTATTTCAGAAACAGCATTTGGACACTGA
- a CDS encoding aldo/keto reductase, whose product MKTIAFKGYRISQLTLGTVQLGMPYGISNSQGMPNDREALDMLRMAADAGVTTFDTARQYGASEALLGRFLAGHTGVDLNMVSKFKISPQDAGALERAWKSVEGSVRASIECLGISRLPVCLLHKGEEPTDAVAGILPVIISRLREQGLIDIGGVSVYEPADVAFCLSEPLVEAVQVPVNIFDQRLVVSGALQRLAQAQKLVFARSVFLQGLFFMDPGQMSGNLVPAIPFLKQLHTFAKEYPADIAGLAFSYVRDLPGIDSIVVGAATSAQLAENVKLLSAPAIPASLRDEFVKVFTAVPDEIITPGRWKI is encoded by the coding sequence ATGAAAACAATCGCATTTAAAGGATACCGCATTTCTCAACTTACATTGGGGACCGTTCAGCTGGGTATGCCTTACGGAATATCCAATTCACAAGGTATGCCCAACGACCGGGAAGCGCTGGATATGCTGCGTATGGCAGCGGATGCAGGGGTTACCACTTTCGATACGGCACGGCAATATGGTGCCTCCGAGGCACTATTAGGCCGTTTTTTGGCGGGCCATACCGGGGTTGATCTCAATATGGTTTCCAAGTTTAAAATCTCCCCGCAGGATGCCGGCGCTTTGGAGCGGGCCTGGAAATCGGTAGAGGGCAGCGTCAGAGCTTCCATTGAATGCCTGGGTATCAGCAGGCTGCCCGTCTGTCTGCTGCACAAGGGAGAAGAGCCGACGGATGCGGTGGCCGGGATATTACCGGTGATCATTTCGCGGCTCAGGGAGCAGGGGTTGATCGATATAGGCGGCGTGTCGGTGTACGAGCCGGCGGATGTCGCTTTTTGCCTGTCGGAGCCTCTCGTCGAGGCGGTGCAGGTGCCGGTGAATATCTTCGATCAGCGACTGGTCGTTTCGGGCGCATTGCAGCGTCTTGCACAGGCGCAAAAACTCGTTTTCGCCCGCAGTGTGTTTCTGCAAGGATTGTTTTTTATGGACCCCGGGCAGATGAGCGGCAACCTTGTTCCAGCTATACCCTTTTTGAAGCAGCTTCACACATTTGCGAAAGAATACCCGGCCGATATCGCCGGCCTGGCCTTTTCTTACGTCAGGGACCTGCCGGGGATCGATAGCATTGTGGTGGGAGCGGCTACTTCTGCCCAACTGGCAGAAAATGTGAAGTTGCTCAGTGCCCCCGCGATCCCGGCGTCGCTTCGGGACGAATTTGTTAAAGTATTTACAGCTGTCCCCGACGAAATCATTACGCCGGGAAGATGGAAAATTTAA
- a CDS encoding RraA family protein, whose amino-acid sequence MNIEELKDKLYVAVLADVLDQLGFTHQATRTPFFAYTGINKLMGRCKTTLWADMYHQDPNPYELELKAVDSCQPGDVLICAAGGSNRSGIWGELLSTAASNAGCVGVVVHGSVRDIDKMTAMGFPVFATGKNPYDSQNRQKVVDLDVVVEIDGVKFAPGDLVMAERDGIVVIPQQVEAQVLAAALEKVSAENVTRDAIRNGMKAMEAYQKFGVL is encoded by the coding sequence ATGAATATTGAAGAACTAAAAGACAAACTATACGTGGCCGTGCTTGCGGACGTACTCGATCAGCTGGGGTTTACCCATCAGGCTACCCGAACCCCTTTTTTCGCCTATACCGGTATCAACAAGTTGATGGGCCGCTGCAAGACGACGCTCTGGGCGGATATGTACCACCAGGATCCTAATCCTTATGAGCTCGAATTGAAGGCAGTCGATTCATGCCAGCCAGGCGATGTGCTGATCTGTGCGGCCGGCGGTTCGAACCGGTCGGGTATCTGGGGGGAGCTGCTTTCTACCGCCGCAAGTAATGCCGGTTGTGTGGGCGTAGTGGTGCACGGTTCGGTGCGCGATATCGACAAAATGACGGCTATGGGATTTCCTGTATTTGCGACTGGCAAAAACCCCTATGACAGCCAGAATCGCCAGAAAGTAGTTGACCTGGATGTGGTCGTAGAGATCGACGGGGTGAAATTTGCGCCCGGCGACCTGGTTATGGCCGAACGGGACGGGATTGTGGTAATTCCGCAGCAGGTAGAAGCACAGGTGCTGGCGGCGGCGCTCGAAAAGGTTTCCGCCGAGAACGTCACGCGCGACGCGATCAGGAATGGAATGAAGGCCATGGAGGCATATCAGAAATTTGGTGTATTATGA
- a CDS encoding SMP-30/gluconolactonase/LRE family protein produces the protein MNLESTTLKLLDLPFYTEGPCVDEIGNLFFTTLSGGQLLRMRRGEAPVKWAEARCPNGQLITAGGIHLVCDSAEGAIVQFDRTGSRTGELVNGQCAGYTVRCPNDLIEDRYGNVFFTDSVRESGRVFKVGKDGAQQCIAAGLDYPNGLALSPDQSLLYVAESYRNRILSISPSEETARPVSVWATLPAHQSGRPVDNLPDGLATDAEGRVWAAHYGMGAIQVFSPEGSLLATLDTGLPLTSNLCFVSDQPHRKSVLVTGGYAEPGPGAVLMMTVDM, from the coding sequence ATGAACTTGGAAAGCACCACGCTAAAACTATTGGACCTGCCTTTCTATACGGAGGGGCCCTGTGTCGACGAGATAGGGAATTTGTTCTTTACCACATTGAGCGGCGGTCAGCTGCTGCGGATGCGGCGGGGTGAAGCACCTGTAAAATGGGCCGAAGCCCGGTGCCCGAATGGTCAGCTTATCACTGCCGGGGGCATTCATTTGGTGTGCGACAGTGCAGAGGGGGCTATCGTACAATTCGATCGCACTGGCAGTCGTACCGGAGAGCTGGTTAATGGGCAATGCGCCGGGTATACTGTACGTTGCCCGAACGACCTGATCGAAGACCGCTATGGTAATGTGTTTTTTACCGATTCGGTACGCGAAAGCGGGAGGGTTTTCAAGGTAGGGAAAGATGGGGCGCAGCAATGCATTGCCGCCGGCCTGGACTATCCGAATGGACTTGCGCTGTCGCCGGACCAATCGCTGCTCTACGTTGCGGAAAGTTATCGGAACAGGATACTGTCCATTTCGCCAAGCGAGGAAACGGCCCGGCCGGTGTCTGTTTGGGCCACCCTGCCCGCGCATCAGTCCGGCAGGCCGGTGGATAATCTACCCGATGGACTGGCGACCGATGCGGAGGGGCGTGTTTGGGCGGCCCATTATGGTATGGGTGCTATTCAGGTATTTTCGCCTGAGGGATCGTTACTCGCCACCCTGGACACTGGGTTACCCCTTACCAGTAACCTGTGTTTTGTGTCCGACCAGCCGCACCGGAAATCGGTTTTGGTCACCGGTGGCTACGCGGAGCCCGGGCCGGGCGCTGTGCTGATGATGACTGTCGATATGTGA